A genomic region of Eucalyptus grandis isolate ANBG69807.140 chromosome 5, ASM1654582v1, whole genome shotgun sequence contains the following coding sequences:
- the LOC120293645 gene encoding LOW QUALITY PROTEIN: disease resistance protein RPM1-like (The sequence of the model RefSeq protein was modified relative to this genomic sequence to represent the inferred CDS: inserted 1 base in 1 codon): MAEIAVNYLLDKLKDFLENGVLFKGAEEEVTSVKRQLEYIRAFLRVADSLEESDEEVKVWVKQLREIAYDAEDALDEFKLLLAHDHGICSPGLLSKMSCCIKNMKGRYRIASEMKSINSRIRNMYDGHWRIHDKLKAEHRYGSSKPDNTWQDQRGNALLLDKAELVGISEPTKNLVGWLIEGASMREVISVVGMGGLGKTTLVKQVYEDPEVKKHFMIRAXITLSQSPKIEELLQVMVRQIMRETQAPVPPLQDNMDTLCQKTIIKDLLQKARYLIVVDDAWHINEWDVIKHALPNNSCGSRIIITSRNSDLAYTLWRIQRMVYKMEPLPPEESWKLFCAKTFQGNSCPPHLEETCRLILRKCEGLPLAIVAISGVLVSKDTRKKGDWDLVHRSLRTEIDCNDKFRTLKRVLSLSFDDLPCYLKSCFLHLSVCPRGSLISCGRLIRLWIAEGSVDKKEGMTVEEAAHDCLYELLNRSLIEVAVKTRDGRIRFCRIHDFLLDIITSKSSNQGFAETAMENNHKWPDKVRRLSIQNSVQATQQKRSLSQLRSLYMFGVERSSMDAVLGREMRLLTVLKLQTASLTKFPAQVAEWRHLRYLSFRYSKVRTVPCSIGNLQNLETLDLTHNGFKSPEGIGALQSLQKLCSIEARDNRNSSLIRELGKLKELNRLGIVKLRKEDARELCLSIEKLTKLQAISVSSVDENEIIDLQSLSSPPPFLQRIYLTGRLEALPHWMSSLDSLMVLQLISSQLKDNPLSSLGNLPNLVYLELFQAYEGTKLCFNANGFLKLQVLSLHCFDKLKCLEVEKGSMPCLEKLFIANCKLMEELPSGIEHLEKLTLLRFIDMPDGLVKKLTRDAQDDYYLKVAHVPEVYYGHRKDGRWDVVMLTKAFV, encoded by the exons ATGGCAGAAATTGCGGTAAACTACCTACTTGACAAGCTCAAGGACTTTCTGGAGAATGGGGTTCTATTCAAAGGTGCAGAGGAAGAAGTTACTTCAGTGAAGAGACAATTGGAGTACATAAGGGCATTCCTGAGGGTTGCAGATTCCCtggaagagagtgatgaggaagtCAAAGTTTGGGTGAAGCAGCTGAGAGAAATCGCATATGACGCTGAAGATGCTCTTGATGAGTTCAAACTTCTCCTGGCGCATGATCATGGAATTTGTTCTCCTGGTCTTCTCTCCAAGATGTCCTGCTGTATTAAGAACATGAAAGGTCGCTACCGAATTGCTTCGGAGATGAAATCCATCAACTCCAGAATCAGAAACATGTATGATGGACACTGGAGAATCCATGACAAATTAAAAGCCGAACATCGTTATGGCTCTAGTAAGCCAGATAACACATGGCAGGACCAGcgaggaaatgctcttcttttAGACAAAGCTGAGCTCGTGGGCATCAGTGAACCGACAAAAAACTTGGTCGGCTGGCTAATTGAGGGTGCTTCCATGCGGGAAGTAATCTCAGTTGTGGGGATGGGAGGACTCGGGAAAACTACGTTAGTCAAGCAAGTTTATGAAGATCCAGAAGTGAAGAAACATTTCATGATACGTG TGATAACTCTTTCTCAATCTCCAAAAATAGAAGAGCTCCTCCAAGTCATGGTTCGACAAATAATGAGGGAGACCCAAGCACCAGTTCCTCCTCTGCAGGACAACATGGATACATTATGCCAGAAGACTATTATAAAGGACCTGCTACAAAAAGCAAGGTACCTGATTGTTGTAGATGATGCGTGGCACATAAATGAATGGGATGTGATCAAACATGCATTGCCTAATAATAGCTGTGGCAGCCGAATAATTATCACATCCAGGAATTCTGATTTAGCATATACCTTATGGAGAATTCAGAGGATGGTTTACAAGATGGAGCCACTACCACCTGAAGAGTCATGGAAGCTTTTCTGTGCAAAGACATTTCAGGGGAACTCCTGCCCTCCTCATCTAGAGGAGACCTGTAGGCTTATTCTAAGGAAGTGCGAGGGATTGCCACTTGCTATTGTGGCCATCAGTGGtgttttggtttcaaaagaCACTAGAAAAAAGGGTGATTGGGATCTGGTTCATCGAAGTCTTCGTACTGAAATAGATTGCAATGATAAATTCAGAACCTTGAAGAGAGTCCTCTCACTTAGTTTTGATGACCTGCCATGCTACTTGAAGTCCTGTTTCCTGCACTTGAGCGTATGTCCCAGGGGTTCCCTCATTAGCTGTGGGAGATTAATTCGATTATGGATCGCAGAAGGATCTGTAGACAAGAAAGAAGGTATGACAGTAGAAGAAGCAGCCCATGACTGCCTGTATGAGCTCCTGAACAGAAGCCTGATAGAGGTGGCTGTAAAAACAAGAGATGGAAGAATCCGGTTTTGCCGTATCCATGATTTTCTGCTGGATATTATTACTTCAAAGTCAAGTAACCAAGGTTTTGCAGAAACAGCGATGGAAAACAATCATAAATGGCCGGATAAAGTTCGTCGCCTATCAATACAGAACAGCGTGCAAGCTACACAACAGAAAAGGTCATTGTCTCAACTACGTTCTTTATACATGTTTGGGGTAGAGAGATCTTCCATGGATGCTGTTCTAGGTAGAGAAATGAGACTGCTCACTGTTCTGAAGTTGCAAACAGCTTCTTTGACAAAGTTCCCAGCTCAAGTTGCTGAGTGGCGCCACCTGAGATATCTAAGTTTCAGGTACAGCAAGGTGAGAACTGTTCCATGTTCCATAGGGAACCTTCAAAACCTAGAGACTTTAGACCTTACACAC AATGGCTTCAAGTCCCCAGAAGGTATAGGGGCTCTACAGTCCCTGCAAAAGCTCTGCTCCATAGAAGCGCGCGACAATAGAAACAGCAGCTTAATAAGAGAGCTTGGAAAGTTGAAAGAATTGAATAGGTTAGGCATCGTGAAGTTGAGAAAAGAAGATGCGAGGGAATTGTGCTTGTCGATTGAAAAATTAACCAAGCTTCAAGCAATATCTGTAAGTTCAGTCGATGAAAATGAGATTATTGATCTACAATCCCTATCTTCTCCACCTCCGTTTCTCCAAAGAATCTACTTGACAGGACGTCTGGAAGCATTACCACATTGGATGTCATCTCTTGATAGCCTAATGGTATTGCAACTGATATCTAGTCAGCTAAAGGACAATCCATTGTCGTCTCTGGGGAATTTACCTAATCTTGTGTATCTCGAGTTGTTTCAGGCTTATGAAGGAACCAAGTTGTGTTTTAATGCCAACGGCTTTCTGAAGCTACAGGTTCTGAGCCTTCATTGTTTTGACAAACTCAAATGCCTGGAAGTGGAGAAGGGATCAATGCCTTGTCTTGAGAAGTTGTTTATAGCGAATTGTAAGCTAATGGAAGAGCTACCATCGGGTATTGAGCACCTGGAAAAGCTGACATTGCTGCGGTTTATCGACATGCCTGATGGGTTAGTGAAGAAACTTACGCGAGACGCACAAGATGATTATTACCTGAAAGTGGCACATGTTCCAGAAGTATATTATGGTCACCGGAAAGATGGGAGATGGGATGTTGTCATGCTTACGAAGGCATTTGTATGA